The sequence AAGAAAAAGGTGGCCGATGAAAAGGCGTTGTCGTTAAAGATCAAAAATACAAAGCCAAGGGCGAGTAATAAAAACTCAATCATCAGCACATGGCGTCTGGTGTATACACCAAACATGTTGGCTCTGAACCACCACGGTAGCTCTTTCCATTTTGCAGATTCTTTATCTATCACTGTGATTTCCTCCGTTAATGTTGCGATATCAACTTCAAAAACAGCAGCGAGAGATTTTAGAGTTTCAAGACTGGCCTTTTGACCACTTTCAACTCGTTGAATAGTTCTAACATTGAGGCCACAAGCTTGTGCTAACTCTTCTTGTGACCATTGTTTTTTGTCGCGTAATTTTTTAACTATCATAAGACTTAAGGTCCTTAATCTCTTCGCCGATGTTCACAGCGAATTCTGACAACAGATCTGCCTTGTCGGCCACGACATTCGCCCGACAGCGGCGATTTTATCGCTTTTTTACTATGTAAATGGTTACTAACAAATTAGCATCTGATAAACATACCCAAGCTACTTCAAGATGCAGGTTTCAGAGGCTGGGTAGGATGTGAGTACAAGGCATGATTCATAATTAATGGTTATTCCCTGATTTTGAATCATAACGCAGTAATCGCTTTCTACCCAGCCTCCCGTAGGGCAAGGCGATAAGCGACCAATAGCGGCGTTATAAGCTACTTATTAGGAACAACCTAACAGCGTATCTTATGCCTTGCTCTTGGCACGCTTCTCGACTTGCTGAAGACTAGCATCTTGAGGTGGCTTGGGTATACATGTAAACACTAACTGAAGGCAGCGCAGTGAAACTCGAATTAATTTCTCTTTGTGACTATCGCGAAGATGTGGAATATCTCAAGGCATTCTTTACCACCAATCATGGTGCCTTTAGTGCAATATTATTACCACAGCAATGTCCAACTACCACATGGAATTTTGTTAATTTAGCAGAAGGCCGCCAGCAAAACCCACATCGCGATGGGCCGTTTTACGACGGGCTAACCTTTCATCGATTGATTAAAGGTTTTGCACTAATGGGTGGTTGTCCGCACGGAACAGGTATGGGAAATGCGGGTTATCGCTTTGGCGACGATTTTCACCCCGAATTGTCTCATTGGGAAATAGGATATTTATCGATGGGCAACAGCGGTCCAAACTCCAACAGTTGCCAGTTTTTTATTACCTTGGGCGCGGCAGAGCACCTAGACAACAGCCACAATATTTTTGGTAAGGTGACTGAAGGATTAGAAACCCTCGAAAAAATAGCCCAATTAGCAACCGATTATAACGACAGACCCATTGAGCCAATTATTATCGAATCTATTGTTATTAAGCGGCCTGCTGAGCTCGAATAAAATTAATGACGTCACTGAAATAGTCATCCACCGCTTTAGGATGCGTCAGCATATTAATATGATCATAATCCAACGCATTGCCGTTGGCTTTACTCAAAATGGTGTGCTTGCCATGCCCCATTTCATCGCTAAAACGCCTAACGTCTTTGGGATGACCAAGTACAGGATCTTTTAGCGCGGCGATAAACCACGTGCGTGGCCAGTTAACCGACTTAGCGTTACTGCCATAATCAAAGTTATCGCGCGGATCGACCCAAGCCACATCGCGCACCCACAGTTGACCCTCGCTAATCGACAAATAAGTTTCGTTGTCGCTGCCCATTTTCCACTGCTTGAACGGGAAAAAGCCTTTTTTCTTAGCCAACCATGGACCAAAACGCTTCCACAGAAATTCCACTTTAAACAAACGCTCAAAGCTCCATTGTTTGATGGTGCGTTTGGTGCCAAAAAACACCTGAGATTCGACACTTTCGGTCAGCTCAGGAAAGCGAATTAACGCGGAACACATCACTACCCCACCCCACGAGTGCGCCATCCAGTGAATTTTTGAATGGCTAGCATGACGCGCAAGCACCCAACGATGGCATTCAGGTAGCGTGTGAGCAATCATTTCAAATTGGCCGTGATTATTATCTTTGCCAATCGGCGGCGTGCTTTGACCGCGACCACGGGAGTCAATCACGTACACACTATGACCAGCACGCGCCAAGGCACAAGCCAATCCCTTACCTGATTTTGAATAGAAAATTCGGCCGTCTTCAATTGCCCCATGTAGCATTAACACCGGTGGTAAATCGCTAGGTTGCTCAGGCGATATTTCACGAAGGTGGATGGAATGGTCGTCAAAATCGAGAAAGTGGGATGTTTGAGTAATCATGGACAAAGGATTCAAGCACTTAATTTAAACAAGGGTTTAAACCTACAGCAAAGTCAAAGAATACACAAACTCACCGCGCCCCCTTGAATTTATCTGTGCTGTCCCCACTTCTAAACTATGTCTGGCACTAAGCCAAAAATTTCGCGCACTGCGCATATATCAGATTAAGGACAGATAATGACTACGATAGTATCTGTACGCCGTGAAGGCAAAGTTGTCATCGCCGGTGATGGCCAAGTATCACTGGGTAACACAGTAATGAAAGGCAACGCGCGTAAAGTGCGCCGTTTGTACAACAACAAAGTATTGGCAGGATTTGCTGGCGGCACCGCCGATGCCTTTACCTTGTTTGAACGTTTTGAAGCCAAATTAGAAATGCACCAAGGTCACCTAACTAAAGCAGCGGTTGAGCTTGCCAAAGACTGGCGTAGCGATCGCGGTTTGCGCAAGCTAGAAGCGCTATTAGCGGTAGCTGATCACACAGCATCTTTAATTATCACGGGTAACGGTGATGTTATTCAGCCAGAAAACGATTTAATCGCAATCGGCTCAGGTGGTCCATTTGCTCAAGCTGCAGCGACAGCGCTATTAGAAAATACCGAGCTAAACGCGCAAGACATCGCAACGCGCGCACTCACTATCGCTGGTGACATCTGTGTATTCACCAACGGTAACCAAACAGTTGAAACCCTAGAAATAGAAGCAGATAAGGCGTAGGACGACACCATGACACAAATGACACCAAGAGAAATTGTTTCTGAGTTAGACGCTCACATCATCGGTCAAAGCGATGCCAAACGCGCCGTTTCTATTGCCCTACGTAACCGCTGGCGTCGTATGCAACTAAACGACGATTTACGCCAAGAAGTTACCCCGAAGAACATCTTAATGATCGGTCCAACGGGTGTTGGTAAAACCGAAATTGCTCGTCGTTTAGCTAAACTAGCGAACGCGCCTTTTATCAAGGTTGAAGCGACTAAATTCACCGAAGTGGGTTACGTTGGTAAAGAAGTTGACCAAATCATTCGCGATTTAGCAGACGTTGCCCTAAACATCACGCGCGAAGAGCAAATGAAGAAAGTACGCTTCGCCGCTGAAGAAGCAGCGGAAGAGCGTATTTTAGATGCTTTACTACCACCAGCACGCGGCGGGTTTGAAGAAGAAAAACCAACTGATAGCGGTACGCGTCAAGTATTTCGTAAGAAACTGCGCGAAGGTAAATTAGACGATAAAGAAATCGAAATTGAAGTTGCAGCACCACAAGTTGGCGTTGAAATCATGGCTCCTCCAGGCATGGAAGAAATGACTAACCAACTTCAAGGCATGTTCCAAAACCTTGGCAGCACGCCAGCTAAAAAGCGCAAGATGAAAATCAAAGACGCGTTCAAAGCAGTGCAAGAAGAAGAAGCGGCTAAGCTTGTAAATCAAGACGATTTAAAAGAGCAAGCAGTAGAAATGGCCGAGCAACACGGCATCGTGTTCATCGACGAAATCGACAAGATTTGTAAACGCGGCGAAGCCTCTGGCCCAGACGTATCTCGCGAAGGTGTTCAACGCGATTTACTACCATTAATCGAAGGTTGTACCGTTTCAACTAAGCACGGCATGGTAAAAACCGACCACATCTTATTTATTACTTCAGGTGCTTTCCAAGTGGCTAAGCCGTCTGATTTAATTCCTGAGCTACAAGGTCGTTTACCAATTCGCGTTGAGTTAAGCGCGCTATCGACTGAAGATTTTGTACGTATTCTTACCGAGCCAAATGCTTCGCTAACCGAACAGCACAAAGCATTGTTAGCTACTGAAGGTGTAGATGTTGAGTTCACCGAGTGTGGTATCCAACGCATCGCCGAGTCGGCGTGGCAAGTGAATGAGCGTACCGAGAACATCGGTGCCCGTCGTCTGCACACCGTACTTGAACGCTTAATGGAAGAGTTATCGTTCCACGCTTCAGATCGCACTGGCGAGTCAGTGAAAATTGATGCAGCATACGTTGATAAGTACCTAGGTGACCTAGTACAAAACGAAGATTTAAGTCAGTTTATTCTTTAATAGATTCACTGATTTTGAGAGGCCGTTTAATCTTTTGATTAA comes from Psychrobium sp. MM17-31 and encodes:
- a CDS encoding alpha/beta fold hydrolase — protein: MITQTSHFLDFDDHSIHLREISPEQPSDLPPVLMLHGAIEDGRIFYSKSGKGLACALARAGHSVYVIDSRGRGQSTPPIGKDNNHGQFEMIAHTLPECHRWVLARHASHSKIHWMAHSWGGVVMCSALIRFPELTESVESQVFFGTKRTIKQWSFERLFKVEFLWKRFGPWLAKKKGFFPFKQWKMGSDNETYLSISEGQLWVRDVAWVDPRDNFDYGSNAKSVNWPRTWFIAALKDPVLGHPKDVRRFSDEMGHGKHTILSKANGNALDYDHINMLTHPKAVDDYFSDVINFIRAQQAA
- a CDS encoding helix-turn-helix transcriptional regulator codes for the protein MIVKKLRDKKQWSQEELAQACGLNVRTIQRVESGQKASLETLKSLAAVFEVDIATLTEEITVIDKESAKWKELPWWFRANMFGVYTRRHVLMIEFLLLALGFVFLIFNDNAFSSATFFLGAYITGWIVRYGDGKEVW
- a CDS encoding peptidylprolyl isomerase, which gives rise to MKLELISLCDYREDVEYLKAFFTTNHGAFSAILLPQQCPTTTWNFVNLAEGRQQNPHRDGPFYDGLTFHRLIKGFALMGGCPHGTGMGNAGYRFGDDFHPELSHWEIGYLSMGNSGPNSNSCQFFITLGAAEHLDNSHNIFGKVTEGLETLEKIAQLATDYNDRPIEPIIIESIVIKRPAELE
- the hslU gene encoding HslU--HslV peptidase ATPase subunit, with the protein product MTQMTPREIVSELDAHIIGQSDAKRAVSIALRNRWRRMQLNDDLRQEVTPKNILMIGPTGVGKTEIARRLAKLANAPFIKVEATKFTEVGYVGKEVDQIIRDLADVALNITREEQMKKVRFAAEEAAEERILDALLPPARGGFEEEKPTDSGTRQVFRKKLREGKLDDKEIEIEVAAPQVGVEIMAPPGMEEMTNQLQGMFQNLGSTPAKKRKMKIKDAFKAVQEEEAAKLVNQDDLKEQAVEMAEQHGIVFIDEIDKICKRGEASGPDVSREGVQRDLLPLIEGCTVSTKHGMVKTDHILFITSGAFQVAKPSDLIPELQGRLPIRVELSALSTEDFVRILTEPNASLTEQHKALLATEGVDVEFTECGIQRIAESAWQVNERTENIGARRLHTVLERLMEELSFHASDRTGESVKIDAAYVDKYLGDLVQNEDLSQFIL
- the hslV gene encoding ATP-dependent protease subunit HslV, with the translated sequence MTTIVSVRREGKVVIAGDGQVSLGNTVMKGNARKVRRLYNNKVLAGFAGGTADAFTLFERFEAKLEMHQGHLTKAAVELAKDWRSDRGLRKLEALLAVADHTASLIITGNGDVIQPENDLIAIGSGGPFAQAAATALLENTELNAQDIATRALTIAGDICVFTNGNQTVETLEIEADKA